In Deinococcus roseus, one genomic interval encodes:
- a CDS encoding DUF6194 family protein, with amino-acid sequence MDAQTLSKTLTDLLPGVEVLEADQTHFFCYHPDPAVPADYRMPFATLVTTDAHDQASDLSRPGIYRLNLGVRPQTYQAMFGQQPALPEGSGVVQTGHDFTKLDQIMPHPIYAAMSWICVLNPGPETFEHIKPLLTEAHGIAVRRYNHQHHKEK; translated from the coding sequence ATGGATGCACAGACCCTCAGCAAAACCCTCACCGACCTCCTCCCTGGTGTGGAAGTTCTGGAAGCAGACCAGACGCATTTCTTCTGTTACCATCCCGATCCTGCTGTGCCTGCAGATTACAGGATGCCGTTTGCCACCCTGGTGACCACAGATGCCCACGATCAGGCCTCCGACCTGAGCCGCCCTGGCATTTACCGCCTGAACCTCGGGGTCAGGCCGCAGACCTATCAAGCCATGTTCGGACAGCAACCTGCCCTGCCAGAAGGGTCAGGGGTGGTGCAGACCGGGCATGATTTCACAAAACTGGACCAGATCATGCCCCACCCCATTTATGCCGCCATGTCCTGGATCTGCGTGCTGAATCCCGGCCCTGAGACGTTTGAGCACATCAAACCCCTGCTGACAGAAGCCCATGGCATTGCAGTGCGCAGGTACAATCACCAGCACCACAAAGAAAAGTGA
- a CDS encoding NAD-dependent epimerase/dehydratase family protein codes for MNMQVVLGASGAVGQAVIRELMARNARVKAITLKMPAAVIPGVQYVLFNPGELKKHLQDAQTVYHCAAPRYGRWVLDYPVLQRQLLTALQGSKATLVYADNLLMYGVPRAPLEETHPHGTEQARGRLRSQLAQGLLTAHHEGHVQVAIARASTLFGSEVHSSWTNVDFFQEVLKKSTLRWPGNLQKPHSLTYVQDFARALLLLGQGNRGMGEVWHIPTDLTCTASELSDLLSRLLQKPIRPHQVPQLKLWLHSQQTSEHPSPLDLAYQFNTPFMVDGRKFQDAFSFKPTPKQQALQETLDRIRQFR; via the coding sequence ATGAACATGCAGGTGGTGCTGGGGGCTTCTGGGGCTGTGGGTCAGGCCGTGATTCGGGAATTGATGGCCCGCAATGCCCGCGTAAAAGCCATCACCCTGAAAATGCCTGCTGCTGTGATTCCGGGTGTGCAGTATGTGCTGTTCAACCCCGGTGAATTGAAAAAACACCTGCAGGATGCCCAGACTGTCTACCACTGCGCAGCACCCCGCTATGGGCGCTGGGTGCTGGATTACCCTGTGCTGCAGCGCCAGCTTCTGACTGCCTTGCAAGGCTCTAAAGCCACCCTGGTTTATGCAGACAACCTGCTGATGTACGGGGTGCCCAGGGCACCGCTGGAAGAAACCCACCCCCACGGCACCGAACAGGCCAGGGGCAGGCTGCGTTCCCAGCTGGCCCAGGGCTTATTGACTGCCCACCACGAAGGCCACGTGCAGGTCGCGATTGCCCGTGCATCCACCCTGTTCGGGTCAGAAGTGCATTCCTCCTGGACCAATGTGGATTTCTTTCAGGAGGTCCTGAAAAAAAGCACCCTGCGCTGGCCCGGAAACCTGCAAAAGCCCCACAGCCTGACCTACGTGCAGGATTTTGCACGCGCGCTGCTTTTGCTGGGACAGGGCAACCGGGGCATGGGCGAAGTCTGGCACATCCCCACCGACCTCACCTGCACCGCCAGCGAACTGTCAGACCTGCTCTCCAGGCTGCTGCAAAAACCCATCCGGCCCCATCAGGTGCCCCAGCTCAAACTCTGGCTGCACAGCCAGCAAACCTCGGAGCACCCCAGCCCCCTGGACCTGGCTTACCAGTTCAACACCCCCTTCATGGTGGATGGGCGCAAATTTCAGGACGCCTTCTCCTTCAAACCCACCCCAAAGCAGCAGGCCCTGCAAGAAACCCTGGACCGCATTCGCCAGTTCAGGTAG
- a CDS encoding LAGLIDADG family homing endonuclease has product MKADLSLTEIEIAWLAGLLEGEGSFMEAPPSSPNSPRLVVSMTDLDVIEKVASLFGTRYIKNDRRNPERWKTCYVVKLSGTPAMQMMKLVHPHMGERRRKKIEEILEKYASVKPKYRLTELQAKEILSLKGTQPAREIAQQFPLHIKTVEQIWSGKRWPQLQQAANQTPSECLNHLIQSSTGSS; this is encoded by the coding sequence ATGAAAGCAGATTTATCATTGACCGAAATTGAAATCGCCTGGCTTGCTGGACTTCTGGAAGGAGAAGGGAGTTTCATGGAAGCTCCCCCCAGTTCTCCCAACAGCCCAAGATTGGTGGTGTCCATGACAGATCTGGATGTCATCGAGAAAGTTGCAAGTCTTTTTGGAACCCGCTACATCAAAAATGACCGCAGAAATCCAGAGCGCTGGAAAACCTGTTATGTAGTTAAGCTTTCAGGAACCCCTGCCATGCAAATGATGAAGCTGGTGCATCCTCACATGGGTGAAAGGCGCAGAAAAAAGATTGAAGAAATCCTGGAAAAATACGCTTCTGTGAAGCCAAAATACAGATTGACCGAATTGCAGGCAAAAGAGATCCTCTCCCTCAAAGGCACCCAGCCCGCCAGAGAAATCGCCCAGCAATTCCCGCTCCACATCAAAACTGTAGAGCAGATCTGGAGCGGGAAACGCTGGCCCCAGTTGCAACAAGCTGCGAATCAAACTCCTTCTGAATGCTTAAACCACCTGATCCAGAGCAGCACTGGAAGTTCCTGA
- a CDS encoding TetR/AcrR family transcriptional regulator: MSRSRPYHHGQLRNSLIEALLSLAQNTPLAQISLREVAKKAGVSHAAPYHHFESKEAMIEATTIECLRNLSQSLRNAVEALPAGTHPVQKIKVLGQAYIRFALERPTEFQFINRTDVCNFQNMSSAIREVSQDAIELLSQLVLEAQALKALRADNPAIQVLALWSTVQGLSNLMLLGFVPPEQVEETVGAVMDVGLGRFEA; this comes from the coding sequence ATGTCAAGATCCAGGCCCTACCACCACGGACAGCTCAGGAACAGCCTGATTGAAGCCCTGCTGTCCCTGGCCCAGAACACCCCTCTGGCCCAGATCAGCCTGCGGGAAGTGGCCAAAAAAGCCGGGGTCAGCCACGCCGCCCCCTACCACCACTTTGAAAGCAAAGAGGCCATGATCGAGGCCACCACCATCGAATGCCTGCGCAACCTCTCCCAGAGCCTCAGAAACGCAGTGGAGGCCCTGCCAGCAGGCACCCATCCCGTTCAGAAAATCAAAGTGCTGGGACAGGCCTACATCCGTTTTGCTCTGGAACGTCCCACCGAATTCCAGTTCATCAACCGCACCGACGTGTGCAACTTCCAGAACATGAGCAGTGCCATCCGGGAAGTCAGCCAGGACGCCATTGAACTGCTTTCCCAGCTGGTGCTGGAAGCCCAGGCCCTCAAAGCCCTGCGTGCAGACAACCCGGCCATTCAGGTGCTGGCCCTCTGGAGCACCGTGCAGGGCCTCTCCAACCTGATGCTGCTGGGATTCGTGCCCCCAGAGCAGGTAGAGGAGACCGTCGGGGCGGTGATGGATGTGGGACTGGGGCGGTTTGAGGCATGA